The Penaeus monodon isolate SGIC_2016 chromosome 8, NSTDA_Pmon_1, whole genome shotgun sequence sequence AGAACTCGCGGAGGCGCCGTCTGCTCAGTCCGTGGCGTCATCACTCAGCAGCATCTTGGAGTCGGCTCCTTCGTGGCGGAACTTGCCCTTTAGTCGCGCCCGCGGCTTCTTGCGCTCCTTCGGCCTCACGGAAGGGCTCGTGAACGCAGACGAGGAGGACGCTGGGGAGCCGAAGGACGTCACAGCATTCGCAATGGGAGCCTCCGTTGAATCCTCGTCGATGTCGACGACCTCTTGGCCGTGATCAGGCTGCTCGTGGGACCTAGAAGTCGTCCTGTGTATATTTCTGAGGACGAGAGAACGCACGGACTTGGCCGGCGAAACTGACGGGCGAGAGGCGGCGCTCTTGGCGAGCCTTCGCGCGCCCGTCGCCGAGCACTTGAGCTTCGAGACGGGTCCTGCGGGCTGGGTGCCTCCGGGACAGGCCCCGCGGACTAGGGCCCCCGACGAGGCCGAAGGGCTTGGGGGAGAGGGGTTTGATAGGGGGGGGGTTTCCTGCACGGCCGCGGAAGAGCCTGAAGGAGACCTGACCGGATTCCTGCGGTCGGAGGCGACGGCGGCGGTGGAAGAGCGCAGGGATTTGGCTTTGCTGTGGGGCTTCTTGGAGGTGAAGAGGGAGCGGAGACGGTGTCCCTGGCGCGGCTGGCTACGTCCCGGCGCCTTGGCTGGCGATTTGCCTTCTGGGGAAAGAGAACGGGAGGAAAGTTATGCGGGAGGCGAggctgaggagagagggagagagaacgactagcggggaataataataataacagaaataataacaatgaaagatagatagatagataaatagaccgagaaagagagagagagggaggagagaggagagagagagggagaagagagagagagtgagagagagagagagagaggggagaaagagagaagagagggagagtgagagagagagagagagagagagaggaaggagagaggaggagagagagagaga is a genomic window containing:
- the LOC119575960 gene encoding uncharacterized protein LOC119575960 (The sequence of the model RefSeq protein was modified relative to this genomic sequence to represent the inferred CDS: added 49 bases not found in genome assembly), which produces GASVSSDSGLLPATERTSSVGRDFLRSPLWRPFRGGKKDRKSSLVGSETEDPEEAQRSPASTEASQGSNSEGKSPAKAPGRSQPRQGHRLRSLFTSKKPHSKAKSLRSSTAAVASDRRNPVRSPSGSSAAVQETPPLSNPSPPSPSASSGALVRGACPGGTQPAGPVSKLKCSATGARRLAKSAASRPSVSPAKSVRSLVLRNIHRTTSRSHEQPDHGQEVVDIDEDSTEAPIANAVTSFGSPASSSSAFTSPSVRPKERKKPRARLKGKFRHEGADSKMLLSDDATD